One Macadamia integrifolia cultivar HAES 741 unplaced genomic scaffold, SCU_Mint_v3 scaffold1348, whole genome shotgun sequence genomic window carries:
- the LOC122063524 gene encoding amino acid transporter ANT1-like, with the protein MAKEETEVPLLKSSTTGSATWGQTLGNIIVVIIGTGVLGLPYAFRVAGWLAGGLGVIIASISIYYCMLLLVQCRDTLSSSSSSSDDESDEVHTYGDLGFKAFGKMGRYLTEFLIVLSQFGGAVAYLIFIGHNLSSRFRTHHISSSSFIFLLVPMEIALSWFRSLSALAPFSIFADICNALAMAIVVKQDLQLFDGLSERKTITSLAALPFAAGVAVFCYEGFGMTLALEASMSERRRFPWVLAIAFSGITLVYVLFGFFGYLAFGERTRDIITINLPNDWSSTAVKIGLCVGLTFTFPIMMHPINEIIEGKLKQREWFQKLCLNNNSSRGGRARERFFVYVSRAFVVLVAAVVASSVPGFGVFVSMVGSTVSAMLSFVLPTTFHLMFCGSCMRLWQRVLDICILSCGLAFAAYGTYNAASKWDTKGAF; encoded by the coding sequence aTGGCGAAAGAAGAAACGGAGGTTCCTCTGCTCAAATCTTCAACTACAGGGAGCGCTACATGGGGTCAAACCCTTGGAAACATCATCGTTGTCATCATCGGAACAGGCGTCTTAGGCCTCCCTTACGCTTTCAGGGTCGCAGGTTGGCTTGCCGGAGGTCTCGGAGTAATCATCGCCAGTATCTCCATTTACTACTGTATGCTTCTTCTCGTTCAGTGCAGGGAcacattatcttcttcttcttcatcgtcTGATGATGAATCCGATGAAGTACACACATATGGCGATTTGGGTTTCAAAGCCTTCGGAAAAATGGGTCGGTATCTCACTGAGTTCCTCATAGTTCTTTCCCAATTCGGAGGTGCTGTAGCTTATCTGATCTTCATCGGCCATAACTTGTCGTCTAGATTCAGAACCCACCACATCAGCTCCTCTTCATTCATATTCCTTCTTGTCCCAATGGAAATCGCTCTTTCTTGGTTTCGTTCCCTCTCTGCTCTCGCCCCGTTTAGTATCTTTGCCGATATCTGTAACGCATTAGCCATGGCCATCGTAGTCAAGCAAGACCTCCAACTGTTCGACGGTTTGTCCGAGAGAAAAACGATAACCAGCCTTGCTGCGCTGCCATTCGCGGCAGGCGTTGCGGTGTTCTGTTATGAAGGTTTTGGTATGACATTGGCATTAGAGGCGTCGATGAGTGAAAGGAGGAGATTTCCATGGGTTCTCGCAATTGCTTTCTCAGGGATAACGCTTGTGTATGTGTTGTTTGGGTTCTTCGGATACTTGGCTTTTGGTGAGCGGACGAGAGACATTATAACAATCAATCTACCGAATGATTGGTCCTCTACGGCTGTTAAGATCGGGCTGTGTGTGGGTCTGACGTTCACTTTCCCAATCATGATGCACCCCATTAATGAGATCATAGAGGGAAAGCTGAAACAAAGGGAGTGGTTTCAGAAACTCTGCCTTAACAATAATTCTAGTAGAGGAGGAAGGGCAAGAGAGAGGTTTTTCGTGTATGTGAGCAGAGCCTTTGTGGTGTTGGTGGCGGCGGTGGTGGCCTCGTCGGTTCCGGGTTTCGGTGTGTTCGTGTCGATGGTGGGAAGCACCGTATCTGCGATGCTATCCTTTGTTTTGCCGACCACGTTTCATCTCATGTTCTGCGGCAGTTGTATGCGTTTGTGGCAGAGGGTTTTGGATATCTGCATCTTGAGTTGTGGGTTGGCTTTTGCTGCTTATGGCACTTACAATGCTGCATCCAAGTGGGATACCAAAGGTGCATTTTGA